In Neodiprion virginianus isolate iyNeoVirg1 chromosome 6, iyNeoVirg1.1, whole genome shotgun sequence, the genomic window acttttttttttaaatctacaatatttaagaccttgataaaaaaattatggctTTCACTATCAGTGCTATTAACTTCAGGACTGCATCCAACATATCAGAGGTTTTGTTAGAAATACCTTTAGTACGTAAAAACCAGTACCCAACAACCTCttttacatttatattcaTAAATGTAATCATACAATCTAAGGAAGTTTTTGCTGTATTTAACGTACGATTATTACAATCATCGTCTACTTCAATGAATTTATCAATGTTTTCATCTTAAATACTTCTGACGTcaagagaattttgttgaaaagaaGAGATCCAACCGGATAAGCTGAAAATTGTCATTGATATTTGCATATTACCTTTATGGAAGGTAGAGTGAACATTTTTCGGAGAAACCTACAAACCTTTGAAGtgataaataattgagaaCACAATATTATTGAATGTTTTGTCGTATCAATTGTGATACTTGCTACTCTTAGCTTAATGTAGCTGCGTTGCTAACAACATATGAGCCTAGatgattttttccttttttttttagatctggttttattttgttgtaCCTAGTTTTAGTCTGTGAATTCTGTTAAACAATGCAGTTATCATTCTTCTTTGAGCATTGAGGCGCATTGTCTCTAGTGTTGTCATTATCTGTCTTTTGATATTCTTACGACTAGGTGTACTATTATATTTAATTGGCATCTTGTCAAGTGGTGGTGCCGTGTCACTAATATATGATGGTCTGTTGTCGCTAATTGAAGCATTACACAAGAGTGGTTGTTCATCCTCTGTTGCAATACTGAAACAAAGTGCAGATGCACGAACAGCCACTGTAGATAATGCAGAAACAGCGGCAACATCCAGAATATCATCTTCgatcaaatataaatacatttttcaccgTGAATACAATTTTCTTAATAACTATGCACAGTTGAATAATATAAACTTATAAAATTAAGACACATATGATCAAACATGTTCTATCGAAAttcatgtataattatttggAGTGATATCACTAGCATAATCAAACGCTTGCTTTGTAGCTAAGgttcgattttatttacatatgtTCTAATATGTAACTATTGGGTTTTTTGGATCattgataatatttacaattattttcctGTTTTCATCGGAGATTATTATCTGACCTATGTTATTGGCGTgaatattgattatttgtgtTCGTGAGGGTGATACTTTGCCCTGTTCTGTTGTTTCTGACAAATGCGACTCTGTATGATTATCTGTAATTCGGAATTCCATCTGCGTCCGTGGGGGTGCTACTCTGTTCTGTTCTGTTGTTTCCGGAAAATGCGATTCTGTATGATTATCTGTAATTCGGAATTCCATCTGTGTTCGTGGGGGTGATACTCTGTTCTGTTCTGCTTCTTCTGGCAAATGCGTTGCTGTATGATTATCTGTAATTCGGAAGTCCATCTGTGTTCGTGGGGGTGATACTCTGTTCTGTTTTGCAGTTTCTGGCAAATGCGACTCTGTATGTTTACCTATAATTCGGTATTCCATATCATCACatataataacgaaaaatgcATTGATCAAAGTAGataatacaaaatttacaCACCTTCAACAGATTTCTGACTATGTGATTTTTCGGGCGATTTTTCGTTTGGTTTAATGGTTGGTACAGCGTTTTGGACTAACAAAGGCCTTGGAAATTTCTTTCTAATCTGGTTATTGTCAAAATGGTCTGTACAGATTCGAATGCTACCATAGCAATTCTTTGGTCCAAGgaatttcaaccatttttcacgcctgtaaacaaaaaaatgtatatgaCAGAGATATAGTGCGCACTGATTACACAATAAGGTGTAATTGGATAAGTGCCGCAAAAAATGAATCTCAACTTCAAgagtaaatatataattacaaaCTAGTTatatcgtttttattttatcctcACCACAGAAATGGTTATAGAGTAGTTTTCGACGATTAATCAGAGATTAAGATTGCTATGGAATATTACTTTCTTTCAGTAAAGAACTTACGTTTCGGGATCCTTCGGTAATCGAAAGAAGGAATGTTCTTTATCGGTGCTTGACATGCTTCGGCATCCTTTGACGTTGCACCGTAACACCATTTTCCAATTTTGGTATTTACAAATATCATTAATTTCAAGCCTGTTGGGTATCCCCGGTATTCTCCCTGCATTCATACTACTATTGGCGTCCGTACCTAACATGATCGCACTGATGAACCAAGTGATAACTCACGGCGCTGCCACAGCGTGGCGCTGCGGTAGCATTTTGCTGCCGTAAAAATTCAGCCTGAGAACGCTCAGAGTAGTTCCTGAGATCGCCGGAGTGACTTCAACAGTTGGAACAAGTTTGAGCGAAGCATCGGCCGGCGTGATTCGCATCATTCGTGTATAAGAAACGTGCGCGGTAAGACGCGGTCGAATGTCGTGTATTCAATGCGCGTACTCTATTAATCGAACTGTTTTGTCACTGTGATTGGACacgattatttataaataagttATGTGGTATAACACGTTCATCCAGTTATTTGCGATGCTTTCAATCATTTCgtatttgttttattctcaatgtttcgttacgttgacgttactaacttcaacctcgtgcGCTGTGCCGTACAGTTTGTGTTCAAAGTGACACCGACGATGAGCTGACATTCTGACAGCCGGTAAACAACTTGGGTAAGCCTCGGCATACGATTTACTACATTCAGTCCTTGACATATTGAAGTTCTTGCAACTGTTTAGCACTTTTAGACGTCTTCTTTCAAATAATGTGTGTCCAATATGTATTAAAGTAGTtcaccataaaaaaaaaatttgtccagATGAATCCGCACTGAAAaaagtaagtttttttttggttaacCACCCTAGTACATATGTAATATTTACATAATGTGGCAACCTGCAATCACGCCATTTGATGATATTGCAGTCTTCCCAATTAAAGTCGGAAAATTCTAGCAATTCCTAAAGTGTCAGAAAGCTATCCTGAAATGTCCTAAATTACACGAGTTACCCTAAAAATTCCGGGAATATcgacagtttttttcttttcccattttcTTTAAGTTTTCAGTACAAAATCGATACTATAGATACATTACCTTTACTGACACCAAGTCTTGAATCTAATTGGCATCAGTAgactgaaatatttcaccaaATTGTTGCAACTTTGTGCTGTCAGATCTCAAATTTGATCAACGGTCAGTATTTGTTGTCAATTGAGTAATAATAGTGCAATTAGTGATTGAATGAAAGACAATCGTTATTTACTTCGTTGAATGAGACTTTTATTATTAGTGAATAAGAGAGTGGGTAGGTGAAAATTGGTTCATTTGTACAAGTCTAATAAAACAGATCAGTATTAAATGATAATACTGATTACGATAACAATCGACATGAATCATTTGTCAAATCAGCAGAAAGAAATTTAAGTACTTGTATAGTCTTCAGTGTCAACCCTGCCTTGATTCAAGAATTGATGAATGgatcaacatttttcttcaccaTAATCAACTATTAAGGATACTTAATGAAAGAGATTAATGACGATTTTAAAGTACAGACATCAGCATTAGTAACTGCGAaccatattttttcaagtagTCGCAAATTGGTATTTTGCCACCAATGATGTAGTGAAGCTTGCACCAGCATGTGAAGCTATTCATCAGAATCCTTGTACATCTACCTTAGTCTTCGTCTCTCTGGTCGCTATGTCTGCTCTAAAATTCCTAGGGCTTGATCACCCAGCGATGAAAGGAATGAAAGTTGTTTGGGTTCTTACGATTTAGAAGTTACGGTTACTTAATAAAAATGTGGGCTGCTTTTCTACACTTGGTATTAATGTCACATGCCTGTTAATATTTGTCACTGGTGTCTTTTATTGAGCTTGTTATTCCAGCAAACTCATTATCATTTTGAAtctacttttatttattatacttatataataATGAGAAGATGTTACTATATTCAGAAaattaggaataatttttgttcaatttaattgctttttttaataagcatcaatttttgttaaatgataaaattgctattcaattttttcaaccttgtATGGATTtactaaatttaaaaaaagaatttcttccttttttgaACAGTTTATACCCCAGTTAAATTAATCAGTGAGCCTCCATCaacaatgaaaatgatttatttgccTTACATGCATCTGAGTGTAATATAAttcgtgattttcaataaatcataTTATATCAATATTAAAGGTACGTGGACTCATAGGTATATGGatcatcatttttttacctgtaaaaaaatgatcacATTTTAGGAAATAGCATTCAGTAGCATTCATTTCAATGCAAAGCATTGGGGCATCTTGACTAGCATCTTGGGGTCTAGCCAGCTAACCAAGTTAATTACATACTGCGGTTTGCCTCTTTGTGGTATTCTCACCTGACCACCACTCACCAGACATTGATAAAACCAATTGCATTGTTGCCGAGTTTTATGAACAGATTCTACCTGGTTCACAAGTCAGTCGATTTCGtgcattaattaatttaatttatttgttcgTTGGGAATTAACGTTCAAATCTCCAATGAAATTTAAAGCATTCACTGAAATAACAATGGAGCAACGCGCTATTTTAATGATGATGCTAAAGCTAGCTGTGgattcacaaaaatttcatacatgcAGTGATTATCATGGATAAAAGCACTCGAATCAATGATGTTTTAACATTTCTAATACTTATATACtgattcaaataatttgatcaTGAAAAATGATCTGTATAAGAACTTTCAGTGAATTGACGGCTTGCTATCGGCAGCTAACATCAGCTTCAGATTTCAATGTAGTGTATTTCtacaaaataaacaaatggTTAGCCATTGGTGCTGGTTTATAATGTCCAGATAGAGATCATTTAGTATGATTTATACTGTATGTGTCCATCCTTTAATCTGCTGGCGGtcgggattttttttcgttgataCATGCCTAGTTTGGTGGGATACGTCCATATAAGGTTCCCCGGATATGTTCGAATCATGGCAACACCACTATAGTGGTGTTGCCGGCTGTCTAGAGGTTAAGGAAATAGAATGCGATAttgtacataattttattcacgctttAAAAGTGGTTCTCGAAAGTAGCTAGTTATTTGTATTATTAGTGCTCGTTATGCAtctaagatttttttcttcattagaATCTTCAGTGTTCCCAGTGAACTGTAGAAAAGCACATCGCCGTGCACATAGACACATCATGGTTTCAATGTCAGATAATTTGCAAACCGAACAAAATCTATTCTTAGAACTCGACAGTTTGTTTTGTCTATGTTCCATAATGGctccagaattttttcagaattctcAGTGTCTTGGAAGATTGGAAAATTCAACTAAATGTTGGTGGAGTGCAAAATGCTATGCATTGTGTACTTCAGCCAGGTTTCTCccagaaattgaaaagaaaaaaaaatcaatgggCCAAAACTGAATTCAGTTTAATCAAAACTAAAATTTTAGCAGTCGTAAcgtaatatataattttagtttttatcAAGTTCTCAGCTCTTTTGTAATGGAACGTGGAATCCTCCGTCAATATAGAAATGGGAGCTTTAGTGCACAGAATTTCGGGCTGTTCGtaccgattttttcaaatgaaaataattttcacattttctttcGAGTAAGACAACACTTTTCGTGCGTGGACTTGATACTCCGCGGTTTTTAGGCATAGTTGATTCCGTTAAAGCTATCTAGTAAAAACAGGTGGGAAAACAGTCTACGTTTGTCCATACAAGTCCCTGTGATATTTATGCGAAGTTTTCGATGAAATCCGTCAGGTAGCGCTGCCACAGAGGTATTCCAAATGCAGCATATTTGAATGTCCATAACAACCATTTCAGTGTTCGTACGGAAAATCTCATGCCCCGACTGAATTCTGCAGTCATTGAACTGTTCAGAAGCAGATAGAGGCGTAACACATCACACGTACGCTTTATAGATGCGTGGTAttgttgactgaagatatacAAAGACTGCTAGCCCTAAGTTATTACTTTTCATCATTTATggtgatacaaaaaaataagtttgtTTTCGGGCAGAAATGACTTCCAATTTCAATGAATCTTTACGTTTTCGAACCTCTAGTATCGGAATAGCaggtttttagaaaattgttgGCCCGTCTGTCTGTCCCACCAAATGCCCGTGATGACTTCGAAAAcagttggatgaaaaaatctgGAATTGTGTCAATAATGTAAAATGCAATGAAATTCTACTTGGAGCATACTTAGGGTGTATTCCGAAATAAACTTCCAGTACTGTAGACCGTGAAGTCACGCAGTAAACTACGAACTGCGttccattttcatttcgagtTGCCAGTCGCAGTAAAATCAGAACGCTACTGTGGTGGAGTGAGAGAGAATGCTATATGCCTGTTATAACCTGTCTCTCTTGCTCCTCACTTGATTGGTCGATACGTTTCCTCTCAGCCAATCAAATGTAGAGTATGAGTTACAAAGTACCCCGAgtgcgtatgtatatatatatatatgtcgcaTCACCATATTGTGTCATTGTTACATTTTGATCACCGGTTGTATGACGTTGATGGAACTTGTTTTGGTTtgatttgttttgttcttATTTAACttagttacttttttttagaacTATTTCGAGacgatttgaataaagttGTATTTTTCCGTGTCACTGCggttttcaatgaaataaactGAGTAATTCTCTTTATTAATCTTCGCATAtcttctatatatatacatataataattttatattaatatatatatatatatatatatatatatatatatatatatatcatcaCTTCGGCTGCAGTTTTCGCGAGGTTGACAGCATTGGTAGTACTGTTACGTTCTGAGAGGAACGTTTCGAGTCGATTCTGATTCGCTGCGTGATTTAAATTCTTCTCCTGACTTACGTAGTTCGTATGTATAAATCTCGGGAATCCGCTGATCAGCTCCTCAGATCTTCTCGTTCAACTCCCCTACAATTCTGAGAGTTTGTTAGGTAAGGCTCGTGCCAACCATCACTacgcgtgattgaaataattatttgtaacaaCACTTGGGTTAActacacatttattaacgATCTCCTTCTAGTTCTCAATGGTAGGTTTACAATTGTCGTACAAACTGATGTTAATCACTATCGCAGTCACAAACTGGTAATAAGTCTCGGAGGTTCTGAATTACTTATAATGTGATTTGATTCTAGGATTTCGGTAAGGTTCTGATCTGTTGTCTATGATGTCTGAAGTTCTTCAGTTCTATTCTGTTCTCTGAAAGGGTTGAATTGGAGGGAAAGTAAGAGGAGTTCAAAAAGAGTCGCGGTTTCTCACGGGTCTCGGATGATTGGTTAaggatgatgaaataattgggGGTAAGGTTTTTGATTAGGACATGAGATCTCGGCGGGGGATTAGCGCGAGGTGGTTGGTTTAGGAAAGCAAACGGCGAAGCGCTAATTGGTCTTATCGTCAGTAAAATGAAGGTGCTATTGTGTCACTATTTCTGGTGGAACCGGCCAATCTGGGCAAAGAAATACACCAGAAATAGCGACACAAGTCGA contains:
- the LOC124307811 gene encoding uncharacterized protein LOC124307811, whose product is MLGTDANSSMNAGRIPGIPNRLEINDICKYQNWKMVLRCNVKGCRSMSSTDKEHSFFRLPKDPETREKWLKFLGPKNCYGSIRICTDHFDNNQIRKKFPRPLLVQNAVPTIKPNEKSPEKSHSQKSVEGKHTESHLPETAKQNRVSPPRTQMDFRITDNHTATHLPEEAEQNRVSPPRTQMEFRITDNHTESHFPETTEQNRVAPPRTQMEFRITDNHTESHLSETTEQGKVSPSRTQIINIHANNIGQIIISDENRKIIVNIINDPKNPIVTY